In Synechococcus sp. RS9909, one genomic interval encodes:
- a CDS encoding M15 family metallopeptidase, giving the protein MPRPWSKCAIHECGEPLEPLPSVLHCLRPHPYQRLGAPYGEGADPFRLRRGVRERLVRAEQQLQQWDASLRLAIFDAWRPVAVQAFMVEHAVAEECRRHGLHPTGADQPVLRQELRRRVGRFWAPPSADPATPPPHSTGAAVDLTLADRDGNPLEMGGAIDAIDAVSEPEFYAAAAAADPVSEAALWHQRRCLLADCLHTQGLVRHPNEWWHFSFGDQLWAWRTQAPSARYGRVDQVGATAGSPSRVATT; this is encoded by the coding sequence ATGCCCAGGCCCTGGAGCAAGTGTGCAATCCATGAGTGCGGCGAACCCCTGGAGCCGCTCCCATCCGTTCTTCATTGCCTCCGCCCCCATCCCTATCAGCGCCTCGGTGCCCCTTATGGGGAGGGGGCCGATCCCTTTCGTTTGCGCCGGGGCGTGCGCGAGCGGCTGGTCCGGGCCGAGCAGCAGCTGCAGCAATGGGATGCCTCCTTGCGCCTGGCGATTTTTGATGCCTGGCGTCCGGTGGCGGTGCAGGCCTTCATGGTGGAGCATGCCGTGGCCGAGGAATGCCGGCGGCATGGCTTGCATCCCACCGGCGCCGATCAGCCGGTGTTGCGTCAGGAGCTTCGTCGCCGGGTGGGCCGTTTCTGGGCTCCTCCCAGCGCTGACCCAGCCACGCCACCCCCCCATAGCACCGGCGCTGCAGTGGATCTCACCCTGGCGGATCGCGACGGCAATCCCCTGGAGATGGGCGGGGCCATTGATGCGATCGATGCGGTGTCGGAGCCGGAGTTCTACGCCGCCGCTGCTGCTGCCGATCCTGTGTCGGAGGCTGCGCTCTGGCATCAGCGCCGCTGCCTGCTGGCGGACTGCCTGCACACCCAGGGGTTGGTCCGACACCCGAACGAGTGGTGGCATTTCAGTTTCGGTGATCAGCTCTGGGCCTGGCGCACGCAGGCGCCATCGGCCCGGTACGGCCGGGTGGATCAGGTGGGGGCCACCGCCGGATCACCGAGCAGGGTTGCCACCACCTGA
- the recG gene encoding ATP-dependent DNA helicase RecG, giving the protein MVAQPFQSSAGSELTPGAAGLGLAAKDLAVLRAWLQPLQTALGLEAERGCPDLQGRQERFHAFLSRQLQTPPPCPLPADSQQRLAQMAASFAGYPQLNEAARRRLVTSTRQWLHDLRQRLEPSAPMAPPRLRFDAPVAQAARTQLPSSSRQGGQPTLDTPLGKVKGVGPKLAERLAALGLLLVRDLLLYYPRDYVDYSALRRIEALQAGETATIVASVRRCHGFTSPRNPNLSILELQLQDPTGRLKVTRFLAGRRFSSPAALHSQTRQYPAGATVAVSGLVKAGPYGLSFQDPLIEVMESAQAPLRSRQIGRLLPVYPLTEGLTADRLRRTVDAVLPLGRLWPEPLTVQQRQRLGLLTRSQALQAIHQPPDRDSLQQARRRLVFDEFLLLQLGLMLRRAALRQRQAPALRALGARDGLVGRFLDELPFRFTAAQERVLAEIELDLARPEPMARLVQGDVGSGKTVVAIAALLKAVEAGWQGAFMAPTEVLAEQHYRSLCRWLIPLNVSVELLTGATPRPVRRRLLTDLANGQLNVLVGTHALIEDPVDFSRLGLVVVDEQHRFGVKQRNRLLGKGLQPHLLTMTATPIPRTLALSLHGDLDVSQIDELPPGRTPIKTRLLTASARDEAYALIREEVARGQRAYVVLPLVEDSEKLDLRSAVEVHRQLCDEVFPEFEVGLLHGRLSSAEKQAVIHAFAEGRAQVLVSTTVVEVGVDVPEASVMVIDHADRFGLAQLHQLRGRVGRGAAASHCLLINDSRNVLAKQRLEVLVRSNDGFEIAEMDLRLRGPGQVLGTRQSGLPDLALASLADDGSVLEEAREEAAALISADPSLQNQPILRQLLADQLQRTAAAGQLN; this is encoded by the coding sequence GTGGTGGCCCAGCCCTTCCAATCCTCCGCGGGATCAGAGCTGACGCCCGGGGCGGCAGGTCTGGGTCTCGCCGCTAAAGATCTGGCTGTGCTGCGGGCCTGGTTGCAGCCACTGCAGACCGCACTGGGTCTCGAGGCTGAACGGGGTTGTCCTGATCTGCAGGGCCGCCAGGAGCGCTTCCACGCCTTTCTGAGCCGGCAACTGCAGACACCGCCTCCCTGTCCCCTGCCCGCCGACAGCCAGCAGCGTCTGGCTCAGATGGCGGCGTCTTTCGCTGGCTATCCGCAGCTGAATGAGGCGGCGCGGCGTCGTTTGGTGACCAGCACGCGGCAGTGGTTGCATGATCTGCGCCAACGGCTGGAGCCCAGCGCACCGATGGCGCCGCCGCGGCTGCGCTTCGACGCGCCCGTCGCTCAGGCGGCGCGAACACAGCTGCCTTCCTCGAGCCGCCAGGGCGGCCAGCCGACCCTGGACACGCCCCTGGGGAAGGTGAAGGGGGTTGGGCCAAAACTGGCGGAGCGCCTGGCCGCGCTCGGTCTGCTGCTGGTGCGCGACCTGCTCCTGTATTACCCCCGCGATTACGTCGACTATTCCGCCTTGCGCCGGATTGAGGCCCTGCAGGCCGGAGAGACCGCCACCATCGTCGCCAGCGTGCGCCGGTGCCATGGCTTCACCAGTCCGCGCAATCCCAATCTCTCCATTCTGGAGCTGCAATTGCAGGATCCCACCGGCCGTTTGAAGGTCACGCGCTTTCTGGCCGGACGACGCTTCAGTTCTCCAGCGGCCTTGCACAGCCAGACCCGCCAATACCCTGCCGGAGCCACGGTTGCCGTCAGCGGTCTGGTGAAAGCGGGCCCCTATGGACTCAGTTTTCAGGATCCCCTGATCGAGGTGATGGAGAGCGCCCAGGCGCCGCTGCGGTCGCGCCAGATCGGACGGCTGCTGCCGGTGTACCCGCTGACGGAAGGGTTGACCGCCGACCGTCTGCGTCGCACGGTTGACGCCGTTCTGCCCCTGGGACGGCTCTGGCCCGAGCCGTTGACGGTCCAGCAACGTCAGCGGCTCGGTTTGCTGACCCGCTCGCAAGCGCTGCAGGCGATTCATCAGCCACCCGACCGCGACAGCCTCCAGCAGGCCCGGCGTCGCCTGGTGTTTGATGAGTTCCTCCTGCTTCAGCTGGGCTTGATGCTGCGCCGGGCAGCCTTGCGCCAGCGTCAGGCGCCAGCCCTGCGCGCATTGGGGGCCCGTGATGGCCTGGTGGGGCGTTTCCTTGACGAGCTTCCCTTTCGGTTCACGGCGGCCCAGGAGCGTGTACTGGCGGAGATTGAACTTGATCTGGCCCGGCCGGAACCGATGGCACGGCTGGTGCAGGGTGACGTGGGCAGTGGCAAGACCGTGGTGGCGATCGCAGCCCTGCTCAAAGCCGTGGAGGCGGGTTGGCAGGGCGCCTTCATGGCCCCCACCGAGGTGCTGGCGGAGCAGCACTACCGCAGCCTCTGTCGCTGGTTGATTCCTTTGAATGTGTCGGTGGAGCTGCTGACCGGTGCCACGCCTCGGCCGGTGCGGCGACGCCTGCTCACGGATCTGGCGAATGGCCAGTTGAACGTGCTGGTGGGCACCCATGCCCTGATTGAAGACCCGGTTGATTTCTCAAGGCTCGGCCTGGTGGTGGTGGATGAGCAGCATCGCTTCGGCGTGAAACAGCGCAACCGCCTGCTTGGCAAAGGATTGCAGCCCCATCTGCTCACGATGACGGCCACGCCGATCCCCCGCACTCTGGCCCTGTCGCTCCATGGCGATCTTGATGTGAGTCAGATCGATGAGCTGCCGCCGGGTCGGACGCCGATCAAGACCCGGCTGCTCACCGCATCAGCCCGGGATGAGGCCTATGCCCTGATCCGTGAGGAGGTCGCACGTGGCCAGCGCGCCTATGTGGTGCTGCCGTTGGTGGAGGACTCAGAAAAACTGGATCTTCGTTCAGCGGTGGAGGTCCATCGCCAGCTCTGCGATGAGGTGTTCCCCGAGTTCGAGGTGGGGTTGTTGCATGGTCGCCTCAGCAGTGCGGAGAAGCAGGCGGTGATCCATGCCTTTGCGGAAGGGAGGGCGCAGGTGCTGGTGTCCACCACCGTGGTGGAGGTGGGGGTGGATGTGCCGGAGGCCAGCGTGATGGTGATCGACCACGCCGATCGCTTTGGCCTGGCGCAGCTGCATCAGTTGCGCGGTCGTGTCGGTCGGGGGGCGGCCGCCTCCCATTGCCTGCTGATCAACGACAGCCGCAATGTGCTGGCGAAGCAGCGGCTGGAGGTGCTGGTGCGCTCCAACGACGGCTTTGAAATCGCCGAGATGGATCTGCGTCTGCGCGGGCCCGGGCAGGTTCTCGGCACCCGCCAGTCGGGATTGCCCGATCTGGCCCTGGCCAGCCTGGCTGATGACGGCAGTGTGCTGGAAGAAGCGCGGGAAGAGGCCGCAGCGTTGATCAGCGCTGATCCCAGCCTGCAGAACCAGCCGATCCTGCGGCAACTCCTGGCGGATCAGCTTCAGCGAACCGCCGCTGCCGGGCAGTTGAATTGA
- the tsf gene encoding translation elongation factor Ts — MAAVSAKLVKDLRDKTGAGMMDCKKALAETEGDMTKAVEWLRQKGIASAEKKSGRTAAEGAIGSYIHTGARVGVLLELNCETDFVARGDVFQGLLRDVAMQIAACPSVEYVSTDHIPQDVVDREKAIEMGRDDLDGKPEAMKAKIVEGRIGKRLKEMALLDQPFIRDSSLTVAELVKQVAGKIGENVQVRRFTRYTLGEGIEVEQVDFATEVASMTAS; from the coding sequence ATGGCTGCCGTTTCTGCCAAGCTTGTCAAGGACCTGCGCGATAAGACCGGCGCAGGAATGATGGACTGCAAGAAAGCCCTGGCGGAGACCGAGGGCGACATGACCAAGGCGGTCGAGTGGTTGCGCCAGAAGGGCATCGCCAGTGCCGAGAAGAAATCCGGTCGCACCGCTGCTGAAGGCGCCATCGGCAGCTACATCCACACCGGAGCGCGGGTGGGTGTGCTGCTCGAACTCAACTGTGAGACCGACTTTGTCGCCCGTGGCGATGTGTTCCAGGGGCTGCTGCGCGACGTGGCCATGCAGATTGCGGCCTGCCCGAGTGTGGAGTACGTGAGCACCGACCACATCCCCCAGGATGTGGTGGATCGCGAGAAGGCGATTGAAATGGGCCGCGATGATCTCGACGGCAAGCCCGAGGCCATGAAGGCCAAGATTGTGGAGGGTCGCATCGGCAAGCGCTTGAAGGAGATGGCCCTGTTGGATCAACCCTTCATTCGCGACAGCTCCCTCACCGTGGCGGAGTTGGTGAAGCAGGTGGCTGGCAAGATCGGCGAAAACGTGCAGGTGCGTCGCTTCACCCGTTACACCCTGGGTGAGGGAATCGAGGTGGAGCAGGTTGATTTCGCCACCGAAGTCGCCTCCATGACCGCGAGTTGA
- the rpsB gene encoding 30S ribosomal protein S2 has protein sequence MAVVTLAEMMEAGAHFGHQTRRWNPKMSRYIYCARNGVHIIDLVQTAVCMNNAYKWVRSAARSGKRFLFVGTKKQASEVVALEASRCGASYVNQRWLGGMLTNWTTMKARIDRLKDLERMESSGAIAMRPKKEAAVLRRELDRLQKYLGGLKNMRRLPDVVILVDQRRETNAVLEARKLDIPLVSMLDTNCDPDLCEVPIPCNDDAVRSVQLVLSRLADAINEGRHGANDQRGADDAQG, from the coding sequence ATGGCTGTTGTCACTCTCGCCGAGATGATGGAGGCTGGCGCCCACTTCGGGCACCAGACGCGTCGTTGGAACCCCAAGATGTCGCGCTACATCTATTGCGCGCGCAACGGGGTTCATATCATTGACCTCGTGCAGACCGCCGTCTGCATGAACAATGCCTACAAGTGGGTCCGCTCGGCGGCCCGCAGCGGCAAGCGTTTCCTGTTTGTTGGCACCAAAAAGCAGGCCTCGGAAGTGGTGGCCCTGGAGGCCAGCCGCTGTGGCGCGTCTTACGTGAACCAGCGCTGGTTGGGCGGCATGCTCACCAACTGGACCACCATGAAGGCCCGCATCGATCGCCTCAAGGATCTGGAGCGGATGGAATCCAGTGGTGCCATCGCCATGCGTCCGAAGAAGGAAGCCGCTGTGCTGCGGCGCGAACTCGATCGTCTGCAGAAATATCTGGGCGGTCTGAAGAACATGCGTCGTCTTCCCGACGTGGTGATCCTGGTGGATCAGCGCCGTGAAACCAATGCGGTGCTGGAGGCGCGCAAGCTCGATATCCCCCTGGTTTCCATGCTGGACACCAACTGCGATCCCGATCTCTGCGAAGTGCCGATTCCCTGCAACGACGATGCCGTGCGCTCGGTGCAGCTTGTGCTGAGTCGCCTCGCTGATGCGATCAATGAAGGTCGCCACGGCGCCAATGATCAGCGTGGTGCCGACGACGCCCAGGGCTGA
- a CDS encoding glycosyltransferase family 2 protein, protein MFASIVIPTYNRRPILEKCLNALEQQQAGPLLQGYEVVVVDDGSTDGTPDWLRDNSHRFPHVRLVEQAHGGPAEGRNRGVDQARGDVIVFIDSDLVVTSGFLASHAAALESTWRQRGDRLCFTYGAVINTANFADPTSERHKLRDLSWAYFATGNVAIDREVLERSGLFDTGFRLYGWEDLELGERLRQMGVVLVKCPEAVGYHWHPAFRLQQIPDLVRVERERARMGLVFYRKHPSRRVRFIIQFTWLHRLLWELLTLGGLLNERSLRPILAWLIRRGRPDLALELLRLPLNRIGVRAMAREARQQGIA, encoded by the coding sequence ATGTTTGCCAGCATCGTCATCCCCACCTACAACCGGCGGCCGATCCTTGAGAAGTGTCTGAACGCCCTGGAGCAGCAGCAAGCCGGTCCACTGCTGCAGGGGTATGAGGTGGTCGTCGTCGACGATGGCTCCACCGATGGCACACCCGACTGGCTGCGCGACAACAGCCACCGCTTTCCCCATGTGCGACTCGTTGAGCAGGCCCATGGCGGACCCGCTGAGGGGCGGAACCGCGGCGTCGATCAGGCCCGAGGCGATGTGATCGTGTTCATCGACAGTGATCTGGTCGTGACATCAGGATTCCTGGCCTCCCACGCCGCCGCCTTAGAGAGCACCTGGCGGCAACGGGGTGATCGACTCTGTTTCACCTATGGCGCCGTGATCAACACGGCCAATTTCGCCGATCCCACCTCGGAACGTCACAAGCTGCGTGACCTCTCCTGGGCCTATTTCGCCACCGGCAATGTGGCGATTGATCGGGAGGTGCTGGAACGCTCCGGTCTGTTTGACACCGGCTTTCGTCTCTATGGCTGGGAAGACCTCGAGCTGGGTGAGCGCCTTCGTCAGATGGGCGTCGTCTTGGTCAAGTGTCCGGAGGCTGTGGGATATCACTGGCATCCCGCCTTTCGCCTGCAGCAGATTCCCGATCTGGTGCGGGTGGAGCGGGAACGGGCCCGGATGGGACTGGTGTTTTATCGCAAGCACCCCAGCCGTCGGGTACGTTTCATCATTCAGTTCACCTGGCTGCATCGGTTGCTCTGGGAGCTGCTCACCCTGGGAGGGCTGCTGAATGAACGCAGTCTGCGGCCGATTCTTGCCTGGTTGATTCGCCGCGGTCGTCCCGATCTGGCTCTGGAGTTGCTGCGGTTGCCGCTCAATCGGATCGGTGTGCGGGCGATGGCGCGGGAAGCGCGGCAGCAGGGCATCGCCTGA
- a CDS encoding DevA family ABC transporter ATP-binding protein, translating into MTRPLSPLAFSPSAGSPTVDIEGLSHWYGRRDMRRQVLQQVFLRIEPGEVVLLTGPSGCGKTTLLTLIGALRQVQEGDLRVFGEQLRGAGRGARQRLRRRIGMIFQGHNLLRCLSAEQNVQMGADLLPNLSYAARRGQAREWLRAVGLEDHMNKRPHDLSGGQKQRVAIARALAAQPQLLLADEPTAALDSTTGREVVELLRRLAREQACSVLMVTHDPRILDLADRLVRMEDGRLYAAEG; encoded by the coding sequence ATGACCAGGCCCCTGTCTCCCTTGGCGTTCAGCCCATCGGCTGGTTCCCCCACGGTCGACATCGAGGGCCTGAGCCACTGGTATGGCCGTCGCGACATGCGCCGTCAGGTGCTCCAGCAGGTGTTCTTGCGCATCGAGCCCGGCGAGGTGGTGCTGCTCACCGGACCATCCGGATGCGGCAAAACCACCCTGCTCACCCTCATCGGGGCGCTGCGTCAGGTGCAGGAGGGCGATCTGCGCGTGTTCGGCGAGCAACTGCGCGGCGCAGGTCGGGGCGCCAGGCAGCGCCTGCGACGCCGGATCGGCATGATCTTTCAGGGTCACAACCTGCTGCGTTGCCTTTCGGCGGAACAGAACGTGCAGATGGGCGCCGACCTTCTGCCCAACCTCTCCTATGCCGCCCGCCGCGGTCAGGCGCGGGAATGGTTGCGGGCGGTGGGCCTGGAGGATCACATGAACAAGCGCCCCCACGATCTCTCCGGTGGTCAGAAGCAGCGCGTCGCCATTGCCCGGGCGCTGGCGGCCCAGCCCCAGTTGCTTCTGGCTGATGAGCCCACGGCGGCGCTCGACAGCACCACCGGCCGCGAAGTGGTGGAGCTCTTGCGTCGGCTTGCCCGGGAACAGGCCTGTTCGGTGCTCATGGTCACCCATGACCCCCGCATCCTTGATTTGGCCGATCGGCTGGTGCGCATGGAAGACGGCCGCCTCTATGCGGCGGAAGGGTAG
- the devC gene encoding ABC transporter permease DevC — protein sequence MGRFWWWRRIPLASLMLVRQPVRLLVALAGISFAGILMFMQLGFRDGLFDASVTVHRRFDADLVLISPRSTSSVRMAGFPRRRLIQVMADPAVEGITPVHWSLMLWRNPETLQTRSILALGFDPGDPFFTDQDLPAKARLLSQKGRVLFDERSRPEFGPVAEWFRDGRTVESEISGNRVRVAGLVALGTSFGADGNLLTSSETFLDLMPNTPPGSIELGLIRLKPGADPALVQQRLQALLPQDVRVLTKQGFIDFEQNYWRSSTSIGFIFTLGAAMGFVVGCVIVYQVLYTDVSDHLPEYATLMAMGYRLSSLLGVVVREGLLLAMFGYVPAYLAGQGLYWFVRQATRLPVGMDFSRAITVFSMILVMCMVSACLAMRRLIDADPAEIF from the coding sequence ATGGGCCGGTTCTGGTGGTGGCGTCGGATTCCCCTGGCGTCGCTGATGTTGGTGCGCCAACCGGTGAGGCTTCTGGTGGCCCTGGCGGGCATCAGCTTCGCCGGCATTCTGATGTTCATGCAGCTCGGCTTTCGGGATGGGTTGTTTGATGCCAGCGTCACCGTGCATCGTCGCTTTGACGCTGACCTGGTGTTGATCAGTCCCCGCTCCACCAGCTCGGTGCGAATGGCGGGGTTTCCGCGGCGGCGGCTGATCCAGGTGATGGCTGATCCGGCCGTGGAAGGCATCACCCCGGTGCACTGGAGTCTGATGTTGTGGCGTAATCCGGAAACGCTTCAGACCCGCTCCATCCTGGCGCTGGGGTTTGATCCGGGCGATCCTTTCTTCACCGATCAGGACCTGCCCGCCAAGGCTCGTCTTCTCTCGCAGAAGGGTCGGGTGCTCTTTGACGAACGCTCCCGGCCTGAATTCGGCCCCGTCGCCGAATGGTTCCGCGACGGGCGAACCGTGGAGAGCGAGATCAGTGGCAACCGGGTGCGGGTGGCCGGTCTGGTGGCGCTCGGCACCAGCTTCGGGGCCGACGGCAACCTGCTCACCAGCTCCGAGACCTTCCTCGATCTCATGCCCAACACTCCGCCGGGGAGCATCGAGCTCGGCCTGATCCGGTTGAAGCCCGGCGCGGATCCGGCCCTGGTGCAGCAGCGACTTCAGGCCCTCTTGCCTCAGGACGTGCGCGTGCTCACAAAGCAGGGATTCATCGATTTCGAGCAGAACTACTGGCGCAGCAGCACCTCGATCGGATTCATCTTCACCCTCGGCGCTGCCATGGGCTTCGTGGTGGGCTGCGTGATTGTGTATCAGGTGCTCTACACCGATGTGAGCGACCATCTGCCCGAGTACGCCACCCTGATGGCGATGGGGTATCGCCTCTCCTCATTGCTGGGTGTGGTGGTGCGGGAGGGGCTGCTGCTGGCGATGTTCGGTTATGTGCCGGCTTACCTCGCCGGTCAGGGCCTGTATTGGTTCGTGCGCCAGGCCACCCGGCTGCCCGTGGGGATGGACTTCTCCCGTGCCATCACCGTGTTCAGCATGATTCTGGTGATGTGCATGGTGTCCGCCTGTCTCGCCATGCGTCGCCTGATCGATGCCGATCCCGCCGAGATCTTCTGA
- a CDS encoding HlyD family efflux transporter periplasmic adaptor subunit, whose protein sequence is MNTRSRLAWLVGGLGLLVVILLVAILRRPSAPTRPVAPSAEAVRPPEAVAALGQLEPAGDVRRLAAPVSGFGGTPRVAELLVQEGDPVAQGDVLARFDSRPQILADLAAVREKLRTLDIQIRMGKREVSRYAAAAREGAAALVLLEDKQDELVRLEGERREALARERKLKADLADSELRSPIDGVVLKLHTRVGERSSADGVLEVGASQQMEALIEVYESDVNRIRLGQPVALVSENGGFSGRLSGEVVRISPQVRQRRVLSTDPTGDADARIVEVRVRLSPESAAKVSRLAGMKVIARFQNP, encoded by the coding sequence TTGAACACCCGTTCTCGCCTCGCCTGGCTCGTGGGGGGGCTGGGTCTGCTGGTGGTGATCCTGTTGGTGGCGATCCTGCGTCGCCCTTCCGCCCCCACCAGGCCGGTGGCTCCCTCAGCTGAAGCGGTCCGCCCACCGGAAGCCGTTGCGGCCCTTGGTCAGCTGGAGCCCGCTGGTGATGTGCGGCGCCTGGCCGCTCCGGTGAGTGGCTTCGGCGGCACGCCTCGGGTGGCCGAACTGTTGGTGCAGGAGGGCGATCCTGTGGCTCAAGGCGATGTGCTCGCCCGCTTCGACAGCCGCCCCCAGATCCTGGCGGACCTTGCGGCGGTGAGGGAGAAGCTGCGCACCCTCGACATTCAAATCCGTATGGGCAAGCGGGAAGTGTCCCGTTACGCCGCTGCTGCCCGGGAAGGAGCCGCCGCGCTTGTGCTGCTGGAAGACAAGCAGGATGAGCTGGTGCGCCTCGAGGGTGAGCGGCGTGAAGCTCTTGCTCGGGAGCGCAAGTTGAAGGCCGATCTGGCCGACTCCGAGCTGCGCTCACCGATCGATGGTGTGGTGCTGAAGCTGCACACCCGCGTTGGTGAACGGTCCAGTGCCGATGGTGTGCTCGAGGTGGGTGCCAGCCAGCAGATGGAGGCCCTGATCGAGGTGTACGAATCGGATGTCAATCGCATCCGCCTCGGTCAGCCCGTTGCCCTGGTGAGCGAGAACGGTGGCTTCAGCGGTCGCCTCAGTGGTGAAGTGGTGCGGATCAGCCCCCAGGTGCGCCAACGGCGGGTTCTCTCCACCGATCCCACCGGGGATGCCGATGCGCGCATCGTGGAAGTGCGCGTGCGGCTTTCGCCTGAATCAGCGGCCAAGGTGAGCCGGTTGGCTGGGATGAAGGTGATCGCCCGCTTCCAGAATCCGTGA
- a CDS encoding phycocyanobilin:ferredoxin oxidoreductase: MHPLMDALADRIRECRSQLPALDDLAVDPSLEEISASLDGEALFIRNELHRCRGLRKLHLETARLGLGLQILHCVFFPDPRFDLPVFGADLVASPAGISAAIVDLSPVTDRLPDAVRSPLEDLVLPPFQQVRELPPWGTIFSPYVRFIRPVDREEEGWFVDLVGSYLAILAAAIDQAEPDPPQAVPTIARYQGQLSYCLQQKRNDKTRRVLEKAFSPEWADRYIEDLLFDNPPQP, translated from the coding sequence ATGCATCCCTTGATGGATGCCCTGGCGGATCGGATCCGGGAGTGCCGCTCCCAGCTGCCGGCGCTGGACGATCTGGCGGTGGATCCCTCCCTGGAGGAGATCAGCGCGAGCCTCGATGGCGAAGCGCTGTTCATTCGCAACGAGCTGCATCGCTGCAGGGGCCTGCGCAAGCTCCATCTGGAAACGGCCCGACTGGGGCTTGGCCTGCAGATCCTTCATTGCGTGTTTTTTCCGGATCCGCGTTTTGATCTGCCTGTTTTCGGCGCTGATCTGGTCGCCAGTCCGGCCGGCATCTCCGCCGCGATCGTCGATCTCTCCCCGGTGACAGACCGCTTGCCCGATGCGGTGCGGAGTCCGCTGGAGGATCTGGTGTTGCCGCCGTTCCAGCAGGTGCGCGAGTTGCCGCCCTGGGGCACGATCTTCTCCCCGTACGTGCGCTTCATCCGCCCGGTTGATCGGGAGGAGGAGGGGTGGTTTGTGGATCTGGTGGGGTCCTACCTGGCGATTCTTGCGGCCGCCATCGACCAGGCCGAGCCCGATCCGCCTCAGGCAGTTCCTACCATCGCCCGATATCAGGGTCAGCTCTCCTATTGCCTCCAACAGAAACGCAACGACAAGACGCGACGGGTTCTGGAAAAGGCGTTCAGTCCGGAGTGGGCGGACCGCTACATCGAGGACCTGCTCTTCGACAATCCGCCGCAGCCTTGA
- a CDS encoding pitrilysin family protein has product MGLCHGILSHPTPGPELLHQTLANGSRCVLAPMPESPLTCLDFWCRAGSASEGNGEEGLAHFLEHMVFKGSDRLGAGEFDLRIEALGGSSNAATGFDDVHFHALVPPDAAAEGLELLLDLVLQPALQAEAFAMERDVVLEEIAQYRDQPDEQVIQQLLSACCPDQAYGRPILGWESSLQASDPEAMRQFHRRRYQGPQCCLAMAGAIPAGWEHWLQSSALAGLDSKGDGTPGPSEPMLHFRPGRQEQRVPRLEAARLLMAWPAPPAREQTTLMGFDLATTVLAEGRRSRLVQRLREELQIVESIDMDLTSLEQGSLVMLEACCPADLVTRVEAEVCAVLKAMVDAPIERQELDRARHLVGNGLRFSLEAPGSVAAIAGAQTLWRGPQALLDPLLQMEAWDGPSLRERIVPALQPELASTLIALPADPA; this is encoded by the coding sequence ATGGGACTTTGCCACGGGATCCTGAGCCACCCCACCCCCGGCCCTGAGCTGTTGCATCAGACCCTGGCCAACGGCAGTCGCTGTGTGCTCGCCCCCATGCCGGAGAGCCCGCTCACCTGTCTGGATTTCTGGTGCCGGGCCGGTAGCGCCAGCGAAGGGAACGGAGAGGAAGGGCTGGCCCACTTCCTCGAGCACATGGTGTTCAAAGGCAGCGACCGGCTCGGCGCCGGGGAGTTCGACCTGCGGATTGAAGCCCTCGGCGGCAGCAGCAATGCCGCCACCGGTTTTGATGACGTGCACTTTCATGCCCTGGTGCCGCCCGATGCAGCGGCGGAGGGACTGGAGCTGCTGCTCGATCTGGTGCTGCAACCGGCCCTGCAGGCGGAGGCCTTCGCCATGGAGCGGGATGTGGTGCTCGAGGAGATCGCCCAGTACCGCGATCAACCGGATGAACAGGTGATCCAGCAACTCCTCTCAGCCTGCTGCCCCGACCAGGCCTATGGACGACCGATCCTCGGCTGGGAGAGCAGCCTGCAGGCCAGTGATCCCGAGGCGATGCGGCAGTTCCACCGCCGTCGCTACCAGGGTCCCCAGTGCTGCCTGGCCATGGCCGGAGCGATCCCAGCCGGCTGGGAGCACTGGCTGCAATCGAGTGCGCTGGCCGGGCTCGACAGCAAGGGCGACGGCACCCCTGGCCCCAGCGAACCCATGCTCCACTTCCGCCCCGGTCGGCAGGAACAACGGGTGCCCCGACTGGAAGCAGCGCGGCTGCTGATGGCCTGGCCGGCACCGCCCGCCCGGGAGCAGACCACCCTCATGGGCTTCGATCTGGCCACCACGGTGCTGGCGGAAGGACGCCGCAGTCGCCTGGTGCAGCGCCTGAGGGAAGAGCTGCAGATCGTGGAATCGATCGACATGGACCTGACCAGCCTCGAGCAGGGAAGCCTGGTGATGCTGGAAGCCTGCTGCCCTGCGGATCTGGTGACGCGGGTGGAAGCGGAGGTGTGCGCCGTGCTGAAAGCGATGGTCGACGCACCGATCGAACGCCAGGAGCTCGATCGGGCCCGACACCTGGTGGGCAACGGACTGCGCTTCAGCCTCGAAGCTCCGGGGTCGGTGGCGGCCATCGCCGGCGCCCAGACCCTCTGGCGAGGTCCCCAGGCCCTCCTGGATCCCCTGCTGCAGATGGAGGCCTGGGACGGCCCCAGCCTGCGGGAGCGGATTGTTCCGGCGCTGCAACCGGAACTGGCCAGCACCTTGATCGCCCTCCCTGCGGATCCCGCGTGA